The segment AGCTATGAGCAAGGATATGAAAAAACGAGGATTCAAATTCTTCGGAGCTACTATTTGTTACGCATACCTACAAGCAACAGGATTCATCAACGATCATCTGACAGACTGCATTTGCCGAAAAATAAATAAATAAATAAGAAATTTCAATTCACATAAAGAATAATAAGTATTTAAAATCATCGATGAATAATCCATGGAACAACTCATCAACAAAAATTCTCGTATCGAGGTCGTAGATGCCTTACGAGGATTTGCCGTAATGGCAATCCTCTTGGTTCATAATTTGGAACACTTTATTTTTCCGGTTTATCCGACTAACTCGCCAAATTGGCTGAATATCTTAAATCAAGGTGTATGCAACGGAGTTTTTACCCTCTTTGCAGGAAAAGCCTACGCTATTTTCGCTCTTCTGTTCGGATTTACATTCTACATACAAAACAACAATCAAAAAAAACAGGGCAAAGACTTCGGCTATCGCTTTCTGTGGCGTTTAATACTGCTGGCCGGTTTTGCAACACTAAATGCAGCCTTTTTCCCAGCAGGAGATGTTTTATTATTATTCGTAGTGGTCGGACCCGTATTATTCTTTACACGAAACTGGAGCAACAAGGCCATTATTATTACTGCTGCCGTTTTTCTGTTACAACCCGTCGAATGGTATCATTACATCGCCAATCTGATAAACCCGGCACACCGATTGCCCAACCTCAAAGTAAGCGAAATGTATGCAGAAGTAGCGGAATACATAAAAGCCGGAAATTTTTGGGATTTCATTTTAGGGAACATTTCGTTAGGGCAAAAAGCCAGCCTATTATGGGCTATAAATGCAGGCCGTTTTTTCCAAACGGCAGGATTATTCCTATTGGGCTTCTATATCGGTAGAAAGCAACTTTTTGTTTCTTCCGAAAGCAATCTCCATTTCTGGGTAAAAACATTGATTGTTTCCGCGATCGCTTTTGCTCCTTTATATACATTAAAAGAACTTATTATGGAGAATGATACGATTATACAACAAACTGTAGGAACAGCATTTGACATGTGGCAAAAATTAGCCTTTTCGTTAGTCTTGATAGCCTCTTTCATACTTCTTTACCAAAACTATAAGTTCCGTAATGCTGTCGACAACTTACGTTTTTACGGCAGAATGAGTCTTACAAACTACATAACACAATCTATAATTGGAGCTATCATCTATTTTCCATTCGGTTTGTACCTCTCTCCTTATTGTGGATATACAGTCAGCTTATTAATCGGATTTTTCATATTCTTACTACAAGTGAAATTATGCAAGTGGTGGCTGTCGAAACATAAACAAGGACCATTAGAGTCGATTTGGCACAAATGGACTTGGTTTGGAACCTGTAAACGGTAACAAATAAACGCCCGATTAAACAACATTAAAAATTGTCTAATAACTTGTTTAAATTTTCGAAGAACAATGAAAACAGTACGTAGAATTTCCTGTCGATAAAAATATATTGTAAAAATCGTACCGTATGATCGATTATAGCAATAGGAATAGTTTCCGTCAAGTCAGTTTTTAGAAATGTATAAAAATCGAACACAGGAAAGTTCGCAAGAATAATACCCGGTATGGCCGTATTTTCTGCGATAAATACTTCCTGTCTCATCGTAAATATTTTACGGTTCGATCCTACGGATCGGTTTGGCCGGTATACCGCCTACGATAGTATTTGCAGGCACATCTTTCGTCACAACAGAACCGGCAGCAATAATGGCATTATCACCGATAGTCACACCTTGTAAAATGGTGGAATTGGAACCTATCCACACATTTTTCTCCACGATGATAGGAGCAGGAAACATTGAAACACGTGTTTCGGGAGCGATACCATGATTAAGTGTGGCGAATACGACATTGTGTCCCACCAGACAATCATCGCCCAACGTCACACCGCCATGATCCTGAAAGTGGCAGCAGGCATTGATAAAGACATTTTTCCCTATAGTAATATTCTTTCCGAAATCGGTATAAAACGGAGGAAACACACGGAAGGAAACATCGACCTCCTTGCCAAAAAGCAGGGAAAGGTATTCTCGTACTTCATTGGGTGTATGATAAGCGGCATTTAGTTCAAAGGTTATTTTTCGTGCTTCATTACTCATCCGATCCATGAATTCACAGATTTCGGGAGTATCGAGCGGAAGACGTGCGCCGACATGTTTTAAGAATGCTTCAAGTGTCATATTGTTATTTCTTATGATTTACCCAATACTTCGTCCCATATCGTATGCTTTTCGCAAGGCAAGATTTCCTTTAATCTCCCCGACATGCCATACGCCTCCACAGAATACAGAACCTTTTATTACAGGATTCTCCAAACAATCGAGAAACCCTTTGAAATTTAATATAATACGGTCCATTATCGTCGGATCATCCTCCGCAGCCGTAGCTATGAAATAAAATTCCTTGTCCGTCATTTCTGTGTAAAGTCCGCAACAACGGTCTATCAAAGCCTTCATCTGTGCACTCATCGAATAGAAATAAACGGGAGTCGCCATGACGATAACATCCGTACACAGCATTTTATCTATTATTTCAGATGCATCGTCATTTTGTGGACAGGGCTTTTTCCCCCGGCTACATACACCACATCCCAAACAGGGATGTATCTCCTTATCTCGGAGAAAAACTTTCTCTACTTCGTTATCGCCATCTACCGCACCTCGCAGAAATTCGTTGCAAAGCATATCGGAATTTCCACCACGACGTGGACTGGATGATAAAATCAAAACTTTTTTTGCCATATTCTTATTTTTTATTCTGTCGCAAAGTTCGGAAAAAAGCCTGATCCTTTTTGTAGATAAATTACGGATATTATTCCCCGTATATAACCTCGATTACAGATTTATGGAAAAACAGAGTATATCAGCATTTCATACCAGAATGAAAGCCATCAAAAAAAGCCCCCATTCGTAAAAATGGAGACTTTTGTCCGAATCTCATATATATGTCTTGCAGTTACAAACTTTCACGCAGGACAGAAAGAACATCTTCCCGTGTAAGCACTTTAAAACCTCCATTCATAATGAAAGTAGAATCGGCAATGCCTTCAAGCATATCTTCAGTAACGCCTAACGACGAAATTTCCGTAGCTACACCGATTTGTTTCATCCATTCCAGCAGAGCTTCTACACCTTCGTTTGCAAGCTGCTCATCCGTTTTGTCTGCTGCCGATATATCCCATACCGCAGTTGCGAAACGAGCAAACTTTCTCAATCCGTATGGAAGGATATGACGATAATAAGCTATGGAAACCCCAGACAGGGTCATACCGTGAGTGGCATCGGTGTATGCTCCTATAGCTTGGCCGATCATGTGCACCATCCAGTCTTGACTCTTGCCTTTACCGATAAGCGTGTTCAGTGCCCACGTCGATGTCCACATGATATTGGAACGCACCTCGTAGTCCTGCGGATTCTTTACCGCAATCCTACTGCTGTGTATGAGCGAGCGCATCAACCCTTCTGCCAGATAGTCGGATGTATTGTCATCTTCGCCTGAAAAGTACTGTTCCATGATATGGCTCATGATGTCGAAAAATCCAGCTACCATTTGGCGTAGTGGAACAGAGAAGGTATAGCGCGGATTGAGGATAGAAAATCTCGGCATGACATTCTCTCCGAATATCTTACCGATTTTGAGCTTCGTTTCATGATTCGTGATAACCGAACCTCCGTTCATTTCCGAACCGGTACCTACCATTGTCAGCACAGAACCTATCGGAATAATACGCAGGTTGCTATCCGGGTCTTCTTGTCGGAGGTAGTATTTTTCCCACGGGTCACCATCATACCATACCGAAACGCTGACCGCTTTAGCGTAGTCGATAGTCGAACCGCCACCGACAGCCAAAATCAAATCCACGTTATTCTCTCGCGCCAGCTTCACTCCCTCATAAAGCTTATCTGTCGTCGGATTGGGCATGACACCGGGCAATTCTATCACTTCTTTTCCTGCTGCACGCAATACAGACATCACTTCATCGAAAATGCCGTTTGTCTTGATAGAACCGCTACCATAAGTCAGTAACACTTTTGCACCATAATTCTTTAACTCTTCACCCAAATGTTTCTGAGCGTTATCCCCGAAATATAGTTTCGTAGGATTGTAATAACTGAAATTTCCTAACATTGTTCTTATTTTATCGGTTGTATTTATCTTATTATTTCAAATTGCTGTTGAAGAACTGCTCAATCTTTTCGAACGGTATCACTTGCAGATTATCATACAAATCCACATGGTTGGCCCCAGGAATAATCATCAGCTCTTTATTGTCACCTTTCAGTTTTTTAAAAGCATCCTCACTAAAATAACGGGAGTGAGCCTTTTCGCCGTGAATCATCAACACAGCGCTGCGTATCTCGTCGCTATAGGACAAAATAGGCATATTGATGAACGAAAGCGAAGAAGTCTTGTTCCAACCGCTGTTAGAGTTGAGTGATCGCTTATGGTAGCCGCGTTTGGTCTTATAATAGCCATAATAATCTTTCACGAATTGAGGTGCATCATCTGGTAGTGGATCAATCACCCCTCCGGCAAGTGTATACGAACCATTGCGGTAATCTTCGGTACGCTGAGCATTAAGTTGCTTACGTAACTCGTAGCGGGCATCGGCATCCATTATATCATTGTAACCATTGGCATTTACACGGCTCATATCATACATCGTAGCCGTTACCGTCGCTTTGATTCGGGTATCGATAGCCGCCGCATTGAGCGCCATACCACCCCAACCACAAATACCGAGAATACCGATACAATCCGCATCCACGTCATCACGAGTAGCAAGATAGTCTACCGCAGCGCTAAAGTCTTCTGTATTAATATCCGGTGAAGCCACATAACGAGGCTCACCGCCACTTTCACCCGTATAGGATGGATCGAAAGCAATCGTAAGAAATCCCCTCTCTGCCAGCTTTTGAGCATACAACCCCGAAGATTGCTCTTTCACCGCACCGAACGGACCGCTGATGGCAACTGCCGGCAGTTTACCATTGGCGTCTTTAGGAATATATAAGTCAGCGGCAAGCGTGATACCGTAACGGTTGTGAAAAGTAACTTTAGAGTGGTGTACTTTATCGCTCAGAGGAAACGTCTTGTCCCATTCTTGAGTCAGGTTCAATTTCTTTTCCATATTCCTGTTTAAATAATTGTCTGCCGCTAACAGATTGCCTGCGGCACAAAAGCATATCGCCATTGCCATACATAAGATTTTTACTGAATTTTTCATTTACATAAGGATTAAAGAGTCTTTGTTATTTCAAACTTGTAAGTAAGAGGGGGCCAGATAACTGTACAATCGCCTTACCTCACTCGGTCTTTGTGTGTCGAGTATCGTGGGAATATCTTTGTCAAGGGTAGCTATATTCCTCATGTCTTCCTCGTCAAGCGAGAAATCCCATATATTGAAATTTTCCACCATGCGTTCCTTATGAACACTTTTGAAGATAACTGCCACTCCGTGCTGGATATTCCAACGAAGCATTACTTGAGCTATAGTCTTTTCATATTTACAGGCAATGCCTGCAAGTACAGGATCGGAAAATGTTCCTTTTAATCCCTCGGCAAAAGATTCCCGCGCTTCGGGTTGTATACCCAACTCGTGCATCACGGTAAGTTCCTCTTCGCGCTGGTAATGGATGTGCAGCTCGATTTGGTTTACTGCCGGCACTATATCGAAGTTATAGCTCATGTCAATCAACCGTGACAGAGAAAAGTTGCATACGCCGGGATCGGATGCTCCCCTCTTGATGGTGTTTCTCCATAGCCCGACACGAACCGTAATAGTCGCCGAATGGCATGTGCACAAGATAGAGGTCGAGGTAGTCCGGCTCGAGTTTCTTCAGCGAAAGGTCGAATGCTTTCAGCGTACGGTCATAACCCGCATCGGAAATCCACACTTTAGTTGTGAAGAAAAAATCTTCACGTCTTACACACGAATTCTGCACT is part of the Coprobacter tertius genome and harbors:
- a CDS encoding DUF418 domain-containing protein; this translates as MEQLINKNSRIEVVDALRGFAVMAILLVHNLEHFIFPVYPTNSPNWLNILNQGVCNGVFTLFAGKAYAIFALLFGFTFYIQNNNQKKQGKDFGYRFLWRLILLAGFATLNAAFFPAGDVLLLFVVVGPVLFFTRNWSNKAIIITAAVFLLQPVEWYHYIANLINPAHRLPNLKVSEMYAEVAEYIKAGNFWDFILGNISLGQKASLLWAINAGRFFQTAGLFLLGFYIGRKQLFVSSESNLHFWVKTLIVSAIAFAPLYTLKELIMENDTIIQQTVGTAFDMWQKLAFSLVLIASFILLYQNYKFRNAVDNLRFYGRMSLTNYITQSIIGAIIYFPFGLYLSPYCGYTVSLLIGFFIFLLQVKLCKWWLSKHKQGPLESIWHKWTWFGTCKR
- a CDS encoding sugar O-acetyltransferase is translated as MTLEAFLKHVGARLPLDTPEICEFMDRMSNEARKITFELNAAYHTPNEVREYLSLLFGKEVDVSFRVFPPFYTDFGKNITIGKNVFINACCHFQDHGGVTLGDDCLVGHNVVFATLNHGIAPETRVSMFPAPIIVEKNVWIGSNSTILQGVTIGDNAIIAAGSVVTKDVPANTIVGGIPAKPIRRIEP
- a CDS encoding flavodoxin family protein, yielding MAKKVLILSSSPRRGGNSDMLCNEFLRGAVDGDNEVEKVFLRDKEIHPCLGCGVCSRGKKPCPQNDDASEIIDKMLCTDVIVMATPVYFYSMSAQMKALIDRCCGLYTEMTDKEFYFIATAAEDDPTIMDRIILNFKGFLDCLENPVIKGSVFCGGVWHVGEIKGNLALRKAYDMGRSIG
- a CDS encoding iron-containing alcohol dehydrogenase; its protein translation is MLGNFSYYNPTKLYFGDNAQKHLGEELKNYGAKVLLTYGSGSIKTNGIFDEVMSVLRAAGKEVIELPGVMPNPTTDKLYEGVKLARENNVDLILAVGGGSTIDYAKAVSVSVWYDGDPWEKYYLRQEDPDSNLRIIPIGSVLTMVGTGSEMNGGSVITNHETKLKIGKIFGENVMPRFSILNPRYTFSVPLRQMVAGFFDIMSHIMEQYFSGEDDNTSDYLAEGLMRSLIHSSRIAVKNPQDYEVRSNIMWTSTWALNTLIGKGKSQDWMVHMIGQAIGAYTDATHGMTLSGVSIAYYRHILPYGLRKFARFATAVWDISAADKTDEQLANEGVEALLEWMKQIGVATEISSLGVTEDMLEGIADSTFIMNGGFKVLTREDVLSVLRESL
- a CDS encoding alpha/beta hydrolase; protein product: MKNSVKILCMAMAICFCAAGNLLAADNYLNRNMEKKLNLTQEWDKTFPLSDKVHHSKVTFHNRYGITLAADLYIPKDANGKLPAVAISGPFGAVKEQSSGLYAQKLAERGFLTIAFDPSYTGESGGEPRYVASPDINTEDFSAAVDYLATRDDVDADCIGILGICGWGGMALNAAAIDTRIKATVTATMYDMSRVNANGYNDIMDADARYELRKQLNAQRTEDYRNGSYTLAGGVIDPLPDDAPQFVKDYYGYYKTKRGYHKRSLNSNSGWNKTSSLSFINMPILSYSDEIRSAVLMIHGEKAHSRYFSEDAFKKLKGDNKELMIIPGANHVDLYDNLQVIPFEKIEQFFNSNLK